From the Brassica napus cultivar Da-Ae chromosome A8, Da-Ae, whole genome shotgun sequence genome, one window contains:
- the LOC106362329 gene encoding vesicle-associated protein 2-2: MNMPLLDIQPRTLKFVVDLKKQSTCVVQLTNTTHLFVAFKVKTTSPKKYCVRPNVGVVAPKSTCEFSVIMQAFKEPPPDMACKDKFLIQSTAVPEETTDEDITASMFSKAEGKHIEENKLRVTLVMASDSPELSPIKGALKQESVFEDSIPKDRLHGQSETLPPQYESEIVKEPPRMVGHDELKQPRKGVMDFIENDIKATKGGGYDTSKMAKETESDPIKSHKDEDAGRGIKPTHDLGTTTNMAMDLSGDQGFANGKTSAKSVTYPEEPKIHRDRDVVSQQKTDAQNSKALDEYKLVKDIEEMKLKVNALESKLKQADSTISKLMEERSISSQHRESLQQELAEMRMKKIVKEVHIGFPLLFVCVVAFISIVIGYCLRT, translated from the exons ATGAATATGCCGTTGTTGGATATTCAACCACGAACGTTGAAGTTTGTAG TTGATCTCAAGAAGCAGAGTACCTGCGTGGTACAGCTTACCAATACAACTCATCTTTTTGTTGCTTTTAAG GTCAAAACTACATCACCCAAGAAGTACTGTGTCCGTCCAAATGTTGGCGTTGTGGCACCAAAATCAACCTGTGAATTCTCTG TCATTATGCAAGCTTTCAAAGAGCCACCTCCAGATATGGCTTGCAAGGACAAGTTCTTAATCCAGAGTACTGCTGTGCCCGAGGAAACAACTGATGAAGACATCACTGCTAGCATG TTCTCCAAAGCGGAAGGCAAACACATAGAGGAAAACAAACTGAGAGTCACTCTCGTGATGGCTTCTGACTCACCTGAACTATCTCCTATTAAGGGGGCACTGAAGCAGGAATCAGTATTTGAAGATTCCATCCCCAAGGATCGATTACATGGTCAATCAGAGACTCTTCCTCCACAATAT GAGAGTGAGATTGTAAAGGAGCCGCCGAGGATGGTTGGGCATGATGAGTTAAAGCAACCAAGGAAGGGCGTCATGGATTTTATTGAAAATGACATAAAGGCAACTAAAGGTGGTGGCTACGATACATCAAAAATGGCAAAAGAAACTGAATCTGATCCTATTAAGTCTCATAAGGATGAAGATGCTGGAAGGGGAATAAAGCCAACACATGATTTGGGTACTACCACGAATATGGCCATGGATCTTTCCGGGGATCAAGGGTTTGCTAATGGAAAAACCTCAGCCAAGAGTGTGACTTATCCTGAAGAACCAAAGATACATAGGGACAGAGACGTTGTCTCGCAGCAGAAAACAGACGCTCAGAATAGCAAAGCATTGGACGAGTATAAGTTGGTTAAAGACATTGAGGAGATGAAGCTGAAAGTCAATGCTCTTGAATCCAAGCTAAAACAG GCTGATTCAACGATTTCGAAGCTAATGGAGGAGCGGTCTATAAGCTCCCAACATAGAGAAAGCTTGCAACAAGAGCTG GCGGagatgaggatgaagaagatagtGAAAGAAGTGCACATTGGGTTCCCTCTGCTGTTTGTATGCGTGGTTGCATTCATCAGCATTGTTATCGGGTATTGTCTGCGCACTTGA
- the LOC106362330 gene encoding probable histone H2AXa — protein MSTGAASGTTKGGRGKPKATKSVSRSSKAGLQFPVGRIARFLKAGKYAERVGAGAPVYLSAVLEYLAAEVLELAGNAARDNKKTRIVPRHIQLAVRNDEELSKLLGAVTIANGGVLPNIHSNLLPSKVGKNKGDIGSASQEF, from the exons ATGAGCACCGGCGCAGCAAGCGGCACGACCAAAGGAGGCAGAGGAAAGCCAAAGGCCACCAAGTCCGTCTCTCGTTCCTCCAAGGCCGGTCTCCAGTTCCCCGTCGGAAGAATCGCCAGATTCCTCAAAGCCGGTAAATACGCGGAGCGTGTCGGCGCCGGAGCTCCGGTCTACCTCTCCGCCGTTCTCGAGTACCTCGCCGCTGAG GTGTTGGAGCTAGCTGGAAACGCGGCGAGGGATAACAAGAAGACGCGTATTGTGCCGAGGCATATTCAGCTTGCGGTGAGGAACGATGAGGAGCTGAGTAAGCTTCTGGGAGCTGTGACGATTGCTAACGGAGGAGTGTTGCCGAATATTCATTCGAATCTTTTGCCTTCCAAGGTTGGGAAGAACAAGGGAGATATTGGATCTGCTTCTCAAGAGTTTTGA
- the LOC106362302 gene encoding myosin-binding protein 1-like: MDTTQISPAKSQTGSRSFTKALALAFNEWLLMVMLFANSIFTYVITKFADYSQLQSPCLICSRLDHILGNTKDLKTSHWDMFCSKHKSEISSLVYCHAHGKLVDVRGMCEACLVSFDTTNKSNAESYKLLVGKLDDQPSTSPRHCTCCNQLWIPQIDSTGEVLAKPETLAKIGLVSDERTGKETCTPKKSVRFNDLPHVGYTELKVHSDTEQEDVFSEDEGVAVKEKDHRIQNVDLETSEKVLKEEEIISLDDSFVTSRAMEHSEAALEEKEDLIQVQDTSIISDSKESPADALLEVSELITVNVVPEISEEVLKEEEITSLDHLLLASRGMEDLIQLRDISLTSDFKELPKNILIEESELTGTSTSVAAETHEDLLVEDTVLEEKEELVHLQDTSVTPDCEESSAGALMGETKLLCINDVTTSTSVAAETSEDVFMGETVSKEKGEMLHLQDTSLTPDFKQSPAHASWEEAELVCLSDATSTPVSADPRDILMGEAILKEEEELLHLQDTSLTPDSKESPADALMEKAELVCLNDVTTSTSSDSDTNPEHVLKETQLMPLHETSPEEVPESFTTTETPIETYKERDTNQADMTSLESEYVVVSPSKSTNSMLEYSNENCVSDNKKETSLTLSEMASHTVAAPESESSSFNSMSVAAETNLDSCEWTQGGGELLDLADAYKNIIVHNESNREAHIEQWMSKDTSRVSQDLKALLTQISASRISPRISIVDQETKNLDYEDMQLLIQKRMLERNESTLSLEGVSVSEIEGESEVERLKRQVDHDRKFLTGLYKELEEERSASAVATNQAMAMITRLQEEKATFQMEALQNLRMMEEQAEYDLEAIQKLNELLVEREKVIQELEAEIDYFRSKNVTERVSDKVQNCLSGFDEERLYITSCLEKIENMVQEEDVDGEAHVDNLARQESVTELRERVEKLKGDFDFLEHVVSSLGHGSEGVQFVEEIASHLQTLSMKRHNHTEC, translated from the exons ATGGATACTACACAGATATCTCCAGCAAAATCTCAAACCGGTTCACGGAGTTTCACAAAAGCTTTGGCACTAGCCTTCAACGAGTGGCTGCTGATGGTCATGCTCTTTGCTAACTCCATATTCACCTACGTGATCACGAAGTTTGCAGATTACTCCCAGCTCCAATCTCCATGTCTTATATGCTCAAGGCTTGATCATATCCTTGGGAACacaaaagatttgaagacaTCTCACTGGGACATGTTTTGCTCCAAACACAAATCAGAAATCTCGTCGTTGGTTTACTGTCACGCTCATGGCAAGCTGGTTGATGTCCGAGGAATGTGTGAAGCTTGCCTTGTTTCTTTTGATACAACCAATAAGTCCAATGCTGAAAGTTACAAGTTATTGGTTGGGAAGTTGGATGACCAACCAAGCACAAGTCCAAGACACTGCACATGTTGTAATCAGCTGTGGATACCACAAATTGATTCTACTGGTGAGGTGTTGGCTAAACCGGAAACACTAGCCAAGATTGGTTTGGTTAGTGATGAGAGAACCGGGAAAGAAACTTGTACACCAAAGAAAAGTGTCAGGTTCAATGATTTGCCTCATGTTGGGTACACTGAGCTCAAGGTTCACTCAGATACAGAACAAGAAGATGTATTTTCAGAAGATGAAGGTGTTGCGGTTAAAGAAAAGGATCATAGGATTCAAAATGTGGACCTGGAGACATCTGAGAAGGTGTTGAAGGAGGAAGAAATCATTTCATTAGATGATAGTTTTGTAACATCAAGAGCCATGGAACATTCTGAAGCTGCTTTGgaggagaaagaagatttgATTCAGGTCCAAGATACTTCTATAATATCAGATTCTAAGGAAAGTCCTGCAGATGCCTTGTTGGAGGTGAGTGAGCTTATTACAGTCAATGTTGTGCCTGAAATATCAGAGGAGGTGTTAAAGGAAGAAGAGATCACATCATTAGATCATCTTCTCTTAGCATCACGTGGCATGGAAGATTTGATTCAACTCCGAGATATATCTTTAACATCAGATTTTAAGGAACTTCCTAAAAATATCTTAATAGAGGAGTCAGAGCTTACAGGTACTTCAACATCAGTTGCAGCTGAAACTCATGAAGATCTCTTAGTAGAGGATACTGTTttagaggagaaagaagagctGGTTCACCTACAAGATACTTCTGTAACACCAGATTGTGAGGAAAGTTCTGCAGGTGCCTTGATGGGGGAGACAAAGCTTCTTTGCATCAATGATGTTACTACTTCAACATCAGTTGCGGCTGAAACTTCTGAAGATGTCTTCATGGGAGAGACTGTTTCAAAGGAGAAAGGAGAGATGCTTCACCTCCAAGATACTTCTTTAACACCAGATTTTAAGCAAAGTCCTGCACATGCTTCATGGGAGGAGGCTGAGCTTGTTTGCCTCAGTGATGCTACTTCAACACCAGTTTCAGCTGATCCTCGAGATATCTTAATGGGAGAAGCTATtttaaaggaggaggaggagctgcTTCACCTCCAAGATACTTCTTTAACACCAGATTCGAAGGAAAGTCCTGCAGATGCCTTGATGGAGAAGGCTGAGCTCGTGTGCCTCAATGATGTCACTACTTCAACATCATCAGATTCTGATACAAATCCTGAACATGTCTTAAAGGAAACTCAACTTATGCCCCTCCATGAAACATCTCCAGAAGAGGTTCCTGAGTCTTTCACAACAACTGAAACTCCTATTGAGACATATAAGGAGAGGGACACAAACCAAGCTGATATGACCTCTCTAGAATCCGAATATGTAGTTGTATCACCTTCAAAATCTACAAACTCCATGCTTGAATATTCAAATGAAAACT GTGTATCAGACAACAAGAAAGAAACATCTCTTACATTGTCTGAGATGGCTTCTCACACAGTAGCTGCTCCTGAGTCAGAATCCTCTTCTTTCAACTCAATGTCAGTAGCAGCAGAAACAAACCTTGATTCATGCGAGTGGACTCAAGGAGGTGGTGAGTTGCTGGATCTTGCTGATGCATACAAAAACATCATTGTACACAACGAGAGTAATAGAGAAGCTCATATAGAGCAATGGATGAGTAAAGACACTTCTAGAGTCAGCCAAGACCTCAAAGCACTACTCACTCAAATCTCAGCTTCTCGTATAAGCCCCAGGATATCTATTGTTGATCAGGAGACAAAGAACCTAGACTATGAAGATATGCAGTTGCTGATTCAAAAGAGAATGCTGGAGAGAAACGAGAGCACCTTATCATTAGAAGGTGTTTCCGTGAGCGAGATAGAAGGAGAAAGCGAGGTTGAGAGGTTGAAAAGACAGGTTGATCACGACAGGAAGTTTCTCACCGGTTTATACAAAGAGTTGGAGGAAGAGAGAAGCGCTTCGGCGGTTGCTACTAACCAAGCGATGGCTATGATCACGAGGCTGCAGGAAGAGAAGGCTACGTTTCAGATGGAGGCTTTGCAGAACCTTAGGATGATGGAGGAGCAGGCTGAGTATGATTTGGAGGCGATACAGAAACTTAATGAGCTGCTTGTTGAGAGAGAGAAGGTTATTCAGGAATTAGAAGCTGAGATTGATTACTTCAGGAGCAAGAATGTGACTGAGAGAGTGAGCGACAAGGTACAGAACTGTTTAAGTGGTTTTGATGAGGAGAGATTGTATATCACTAGTTGTTTGGAGAAGATTGAAAACATGGTGCAAGAAGAAGATGTGGATGGTGAGGCTCATGTTGATAACTTAGCAAGGCAAGAGTCTGTTACTGAGCTACGTGAGAGAGTAGAGAAGCTGAAGGGAGACTTTGATTTTTTAGAGCATGTTGTGAGTTCTCTTGGGCATGGGAGTGAAGGTGTACAGTTTGTTGAGGAAATAGCTTCTCATTTGCAAACCCTCAGCATGAAAAGACATAATCATACAGAGTGTTGA
- the LOC106362301 gene encoding probable prefoldin subunit 4: protein MMQQGKSSSSGSEMQVTWEDQQNINTFSRLNNRFHELEDDIKFAKEKCDNLEDAGNELILSDEEMVRFQIGEVFAHMPREEVETKIEEMKEATFKSLEKLQQEKESIVSQMAELKKVLYAKFKDSINLEED from the exons ATGATGCAACAA GGGAAGAGTAGTAGCAGTGGATCTGAGATGCAAGTGACATGGGAGGACCAACAGAACATTAACACCTTCAGCCGTCTCAACAACAGGTTCCACGAACTCGAAGACGATATCAAATTCGCAAAG GAAAAGTGTGACAATCTAGAGGATGCGGGGAACGAGTTGATCCTTTCCGACGAGGAGATGGTGAGGTTTCAGATCGGAGAAGTGTTTGCTCATATGCCGAGGGAAGAGGTGGAAACAAAGATAGAAGAGATGAAGGAGGCGACCTTCAAAAGCCTTGAGAAGCTCCAACAAGAGAAGGAATCTATCGTCTCGCaaatggcagagctgaagaaggtTTTGTATGCTAAGTTCAAGGATTCTATCAATCTTGAAGAAGATTGA
- the LOC106362303 gene encoding transcription factor MYB60 produces the protein MGRPPCCDKIGIKKGPWTPEEDIILVSYIQEHGPGNWRSVPTNTGLLRCSKSCRLRWTNYLRPGIKRGNFTPHEEGMIIHLQALLGNKWASIASYLPQRTDNDIKNYWNTHLKKKLNKSESEERSISENIPLQTSAARNTINHRSTYASSTENISRLLEGWMRASPKSSTANFLEQKSQNRTNDLMDHHNDQSPYEQGSWDQGFHVHPKNSEENVKCDHDVQEDGDGDGDATPPLTFIEKWLLEETNTGGQMEVMSPLMELSNML, from the exons atgggGAGGCCTCCATGCTGTGACAAGATAGGGATCAAGAAAGGACCATGGACTCCTGAAGAAGACATCATTCTTGTTTCTTACATCCAAGAACATGGTCCTGGAAACTGGAGATCTGTTCCCACCAACACTG GGTTATTGAGATGCAGCAAGAGCTGTAGACTGAGATGGACAAACTATCTGAGACCTGGAATCAAACGTGGAAACTTCACTCCTCATGAGGAGGGAATGATCATTCACTTACAAGCCCTATTGGGTAACAA ATGGGCGTCCATAGCTTCATATCTACCACAAAGAACTGATAATGATATCAAGAACTATTGGAACACccatttgaagaagaagctCAACAAGTCtgagagtgaagagagaagCATTTCAGAGAACATCCCGTTGCAAACTTCAGCCGCAAGAAACACTATTAATCATAGATCTACCTATGCTTCAAGCACTGAAAACATTTCTCGCCTTCTAGAAGGTTGGATGAGAGCATCCCCAAAGAGTAGCACGGCTAACTTCTTGGAACAAAAATCGCAAAACCGGACTAACGATCTCATGGATCATCACAATGATCAGTCTCCATATGAACAAGGTTCTTGGGATCAGGGATTCCATGTTCATCCAAAGAACTCAGAGGAAAACGTTAAATGCGATCATGATGTTCAAgaagatggtgatggtgatggtgatgctaCTCCACCATTGACATTTATTGAGAAATGGCTTTTGGAGGAAACAAATACTGGTGGTCAAATGGAGGTGATGAGTCCATTGATGGAGCTCTCTAATATGCTTTAA
- the LOC106359407 gene encoding uncharacterized protein LOC106359407 yields the protein MVRVGEALSVSTSSSSSLNESEADELQKMSLEPPRAKPKKRLSKQLSMLETKRDKAWERRRRQMLHHLEMKQINEGGDIDLTDEDLSELKGSIELGFGFNEEQGQQLTTTLPALDLYFAVNRQISPVSTPSSGGSSSSRLTSLGEGSSSFGSPMSDSEGLKFMSPGNFFFSCCRIFIRDL from the coding sequence ATGGTGAGGGTTGGTGAAGCATTGAGTGTATCAACCTCATCGTCCTCATCTCTCAACGAAAGTGAAGCTGACGAGCTTCAAAAGATGTCACTAGAACCACCGAGAGCTAAACCCAAGAAACGTCTCTCGAAGCAACTCTCAATGCTGGAGACCAAAAGAGACAAGGCATGGGAGCGTCGCCGTCGCCAGATGCTCCATCACCTCGAGATGAAGCAAATAAACGAAGGAGGAGATATTGACTTAACAGACGAGGACTTGAGTGAGCTCAAAGGTTCTATTGAGTTAGGGTTTGGTTTTAATGAGGAGCAAGGACAACAACTTACAACTACGTTGCCTGCTTTGGACCTTTACTTCGCTGTGAACCGTCAGATCTCGCCGGTTTCTACACCAAGCAGCGGTGGATCTTCGTCGTCTAGACTTACTTCCCTTGGAGAAGGTTCCTCCTCCTTTGGTAGTCCTATGAGCGACTCGGAAGGATTGAAATTTATGTCTCcaggtaacttttttttttcatgttgcCGCATTTTTATAAGAGATCTTTaa